One window of the Triticum dicoccoides isolate Atlit2015 ecotype Zavitan chromosome 3B, WEW_v2.0, whole genome shotgun sequence genome contains the following:
- the LOC119279565 gene encoding proline-rich protein 36-like, whose translation MIRPLSFSRNRWEFTPSTHALDHPHTDALAHSLASCLPPLPCLAPPPISFPLDQAWRPALPRRRRGDKGSPDASGSLPTRPLHPALPLRLSLSPPDPLTPLPQRLLPQRLRRRPPSSTQPPTASRLAGVSKSILVLAYVVYIYPFELNITTTWIGPVFLIFARWPPSSTTSFNLCRRRSPSIRCRSSTPASTSRPHDLTMVESRSQTPPSTTTSTTTRVPTTS comes from the exons ATGATCCGGCCGCTGTCATTTAGTCGCAATAGATGGGAGTTCACCCCGTCCACGCACGCGCTTGACCATCCACACACGGACGCGCTCGCGCACTCGCTCGCGTCGTGCCTACCGCCGCTCCCCTGCCTCG CCCCTCCCCCCATCTCGTTCCCACTGGACCAGGCGTGGCGCCCCGCGCTGCCACGTCGGCGGCGAGGGGATAAGGGCAgccccgacgcctcgggctccctcccCACTCGCCCACTCCACCCAGCTCTTCCTCTCCGCCTTTCCCTCTCCCCACCAGATCCCCTTACACCCCTCCCCCAACGTCTTCTTCCCCAACGTCTTCGTCGCCGCCCGCCGTCGTCCACACAGCCACCGACCGCCTCTCGTCTCGCCGGTGTGTCCAAGAGCATCCTCGTCCTTGCCTACGTCGTCTACATCTACCCGTTCGAGCTCAACATCACCACCACGTGGATCGGCCCCGTCTTCCTCATCTTCGCCCGCTGGCCGCCGTCATCGACCACCTCCTTCAACCTCTGCCGTCGGCGATCTCCTTCGATCCGCTGCCGTTCGTCCACCCCGGCGTCCACGAGCCGTCCGCATGACCTCACG atggtggagtccaggagccagacgccaccttcgacgacgacttctactaccacgagggtgcctacaacctcatga